Proteins encoded within one genomic window of Fragaria vesca subsp. vesca linkage group LG1, FraVesHawaii_1.0, whole genome shotgun sequence:
- the LOC101305981 gene encoding trafficking protein particle complex subunit 6B-like: protein MGREVSESCVDSLLTEMVSMYCNRLYANKPELAASRIDAIGYQVGHQLSERYTMERPRFTDHLDAIKFICKDFWSELFKKQIDNLKTNHRGTFVLQDNRFRWLSRMSLDPSAENGEVSQENSEALGENKAAQIPNMHLHFSCGVIKGALHNLGIACAVSADTSHLPACSFVVRIKP, encoded by the exons ATGGGGAGAGAGGTCTCAGAGAGCTGTGTGGATAGTCTACTCACAGAGATGGTATCCATGTACTGCAATCGCTTATACGCCAATAAGCCCGAGCTTGCTGCCAGTAGGATCGACGCTATTGGCTACCAGGTCGGCCACCAGCTCTCCGAGAG GTATACAATGGAGCGGCCTCGGTTTACGGATCATCTGGATGCAATTAAGTTCATCTGCAAGGATTTCTGGTCTGAGCTTTTCAAGAAGCAGATAGACAACTTGAAGACCAATCATAGG GGTACGTTTGTGTTGCAAGATAATCGGTTTCGGTGGCTTTCACGCATGTCTCTTGATCCGTCTGCGGAAAATGGAGAGGTGTCTCAAGAAAATTCTGAGGCCTTGGGTGAAAACAAGGCGGCACAAATACCAAATATGCATCTCCATTTCTCTTGTGGAGTCATAAAAGGGGCTCTTCATAACTTGGGGATTGCTTGCGCTGTTTCTGCGGATACTTCCCACCTCCCTGCAT